The genomic region TTACCGAAATTGCAATGAAACCAACTACCACACCCATAAATACAATAAGTAGCGGCTCAATCAAAGAAGTAAGTCCCTTGATTGAAGCATCAACCTCTTTGTCATAGAATTCTGATACCTTAACAAGCATATCGCTAAGGCGACCAGTTTCTTCGCCTACGTCAATCATATGCGTAACCATTGTAGGAAAAACGCCGCTTGCTTCTAACGGCTGGCTTATTTTCTGACCTTCACGAACACTTTCGCGTGCTGTTTCAACTGACTTTGCAATAACAGCATTGCCCGATGTTTCACCAACGATTTCAAGCGCTCTCATCATTGGAACGCCACTGCTCACAAGTGTGCCAAAGGTCCTAGCAAACCGTGAAATAGCCATTTTCTGGACAATTTCTCCAATTATTGGCAGCTTTAGCTTAAGATTATCAATCAAGTATCTGCCCTCGGGCTTAGAGTTGAGAATACGAAAAGTAACTATAACACCGATAATGAGCCCTACTGGTACATACCAGTATGTTTTGAGAATAGTACTCATATCGAATAGAATGCGTGTAGCTGGTGGCATCTCGACGTTCATGCTAATAAAAATTTCTTTAAACTTTGGAAGAACAAATGTAAACAGAGCACAAATCAAGAGCATGGAAAATAAAAGAACAATGATTGGGTACATCATTGCCGACTTGATTTTCGTACGAATTTCCATTTCAGTTTCCAGGAAGGTGGATAGCCTATTTAGAATTTCATCCAAAATACCGCCTAGTTCTGCCGCCCTAATCATGTTCACATAAAGCTTGGAAAACACATACGGATGTTTTGCGAATGCATCTGTAAGGCTCATGCCGCTTTTAACATCATTCATAGCCTGAGCAATCACAGGTTTCAGAACAGGATCTTTACTTTGATTTTCAAGTATATCCAGGCACCTAACAATGTTAATTCCTGCATCTATCATTGTTGCAAACTGGCGACTAAAAATGGCAATTGCATTTAGCTTTACCTTTTTATGCTGAAACAAACGGAAGCCAGAATCTTTCTTCTCCGATATGTTAGTGACATGATAATGCTGGTCTTGCAACTTGGATAATGCAAGCTGCTGGTTGTCTGCTTCTATTTTTCCTTTGATTGATTTTCCAGTCGAATCAACCGCTGTGTAGACAAATGTTGGCATATTGTACAGCCTCCCTTACTTATTTGGAAACAGATTATTTTGAGCCATTAAGCATGCGAGAAAAATTCTCCTGATCAAGTGCCCGATTAAGTGCCTCCTCGTAGCTTATTAAACCTGCACGGTGTGCGTCAGCAAGAATTCGATCCATCGTGCGCATGCCCTGTTGGCTACTAGTTTCCATTATGGAATATATTTGGTGTGTTTTTCCTTCTCGAATTAGATTGCGTATAGCCGGATTGGCTACCATTATCTCAACAGCTGCAAATCTTCCCCCACCTAGCTTTGGAATAAGTTGCTGGGCAATTACTGCTTCAATTGTGTTTGAAAGTTGAACCTTTATTTGGTCTTGCTGGTGCGCTGGAAACACGTCAACAACTCTGTCAATCGTTTGTGGCGCGTTTCTTGTATGGAGAGTTCCGAAAACAAGATGGCCTGTTTCTGCAAGCGTGAGTGCTGATGCAATGGTCTCTAGGTCTCGCATTTCGCCAATCAGAATAACGTCAGGGTCTTCTCGCAACACAGCCCGAAGAGCATTGTCAAAAGAATCAGTGTCAGAATTCAGTTCACGCTGATTTATCATACTCTTCTTATGGCTGTGTAGATATTCAATCGGATCTTCAATTGTCATTATGTGGCAATTGCGAGAATTGTTGATGTGGTCAATCATGGTAGCAATTGTCGTTGACTTTCCGCTACCAGTTGGACCAGTCACAAGTATTAATCCACTATGCTTGAGTGCAAGTTCTTTTAGTATGAGCGGGAGCCCCAATTCCTCCATGCTTGGAACCTTGCTTGGGATAGCTCTCATGGCGGCGCCAATTGAACCTCTTTGGCGATAAACATTGACCCTAAAGCGGCCGATATCCTTGACACCATATGAAAAATCAAGCTCCTTAGTTTTTTCGAACCACTGGATTTGCTCGTTGTTTAGGATATCATATACCAGCCGCTGGGTATCTCTTGGCGTAAGCGGCATATAATCTGTAGGAACGAGCTTACCATCCATACGAATCATAGGGGGCAAGCCTACAGACAGATGGAGATCCGAAGCACCTTGTTCTGCGGTATATCTCAATAGATCATCAAGGTGCAGGTCTGCCACGGACTTTTTGCCACCAATTGGTGCTTCAGCTTCAGATTTTCCTAGTGGTTCCAGGAGGTCTGTTTCTATCATTCCGTTCTCCCTTTCTCTAGATTGATTCAGCCAGCCTATTTCTATCCAGCATATATGACTCGAAGTGACTCCTCCAGCGTTGTAAGGCCAAGCAGAATCTTTTCCATAGCATCATCTTTTAGCGTTTTCATACCAGCCTCAATTGCGGCTTCCTTAATGGCATAGGATGATGACTTGGCAAGTATTAAATCCCTAATCTTATCGGTGATGGGCATTAGCTCATATATGCCTATACGACCCTTATAGCCTGTGCCTTTGCAATGATCACAACCCTTCCCCCGATAGAAAGTGACGTCAGAGTTTTCGTCAACATTCATTCCAAGCCGCCTAATAGCGTCTCTGGGCGGAGTATACATTTCTTTGCATTTGGGACATATAGTTCTCAACAGCCTCTGCGCTAGCACACCAATCACAGCAGAAGCAATCAAGAATGACTCTACTCCCATATCTAAAAGTCTCGTAATGGCGCCAGGCGCATCATTTGTGTGTAATGTGGCAAGTACTAAATGTCCCGTCAAAGCAGCTTCGATTGCTATCATGGCTGTTTCTTGGTCTCGAATTTCGCCAACCATTATTATGTCAGGGTCTTGACGGAGCATTGTCCGCAATCCACTTGCAAAGGTTAATCCTGCTTTTACGTTAACTTGTGTCTGAGTTATTCCCTCAAGTTCGTATTCAACAGGGTCTTCAATTGTTAAAATGTTCTTCTCACCGGAATTTAGCTTATTCAAAACAGAATAAAGAGTTGTCGACTTGCCACTTCCTGTTGGCCCAGTAACCAATATGATGCCGTATGTTCGGCTTATAATAGACTCAAACATTTCCAGGGTTTCCGGAAGAAAACCCAGCTTGTTTAGACCTAGTAGGACCGAGTTTTTGTCTAATACCCTTAGAACGACTTTCTCACCGTAAACACTTGGAAGGGTAGACACGCGAAAATCATAGTGCTTCCCATCCACAATCGCACTGATGCGTCCATCCTGAGGCGCCCGCTTTTCTGCAATATCCATATTTGCCATGATCTTCAGCCTTGAGATTAAAGACGCCTGCGCTTTCTTTGGCACTATCAATCCATCGTGTAGAATGCCATCAATTCGATAGCGTACCCTCAATGAATTCTTACCTGGCTCAATATGGATATCGCTACATTTATCTTGTATGCCTCTTGTTAGAATAAGATTGGCCAGCCGAACTACCGGAGCTTCTTCGCTAAGTTCACGAAGCTCCTCAATACTAACTTCTTCCTCTGTGGCTTCACGTTCCGCTACCGCAATATTTGTCGTTTCCATATCATCAATCAGCTCACTTACGGCTTCAGTCGGCGACTTAATAGTGCCATAGTGCTGACTGATGGCGTTCATTATATCTTCTTCGGTAGCTATTACAGGCTCCACCTCAAGCCCTGTAATTAGGCGAACTTCATCTGTCGCAAAGATGTCGAGGGGGTTTTTCATTGCCAGGGTAAGCTTGCCATTTTCCCTGGCAATTGGCAAAATTTTGTACCTTCGCGCAATTTCTTGGGAAATCAACTTAATCGCTTCAGGCTCAGGAGTGCGCTCGGTAAGATCAACATAAGGCACACCCCAATGGATTCCCAGGCACTTAACCTTGTCGCGTTCAGAGATGAGCCCCATACTTACGAGCACATCACCGATTGTTTCTCGGTTACCCAATTGGCGCTGCTTTTCAATAGCCTGATTAAGTTGTTCTTCCGTTATAAGTTTTGCGTTTACGAATATTGCGCCGATAGACTTTCTTTGCACGAGGAAAACTCCCCACCACCGAAGTTTATTTGGGCGGGCGTATCATTGCAAACCCGCCCACAGCTCTTAAAAGTTACCAATCCTAACAGTCTGCTAGATAGTCGTTATTTGCCGAATGAAAACATCTATGCTATTTGCTTGCACCAACAATTTTTGGAGTAATAAACATCATTATCTCTGAGCGTATCTTCTCATTATGCTTATTCTTAAATAACCCACCAATTATTGGTAGATCGCTGAGGAATGGTATTCCTGTCATGCGCTCGCGGTCTTCTTCGGTTATGAGACCACCGATGACAATTGTTTCCCCATCCTTCACTCGAACTGTGCTGTCTATAAATCTACGTGAAATCTCGGGAAGGAGAAGGTCAGCTGGCGTCCTCAAGAAGCTTTTAATCACGCTAGCCTCTGGGTGAAGGTCCATGGTGATATAGCCATCCGAGCTTACCCTGCTAACTACGTGAAGTTGGACACCAACCCTTGCTGTCTCAGTGGTAACATTTATACCTGTTGTAGTAACCTGAACACTAACGACGTACTTTATCTCATCTCCTATAAAGATGCTTGCTGGCTTCCCATCGAGTGCGAGAACATTAGGATTTGCCAATACTTTAGCCTTACCATCATCCACAAGAGCGTTTATGGTCGCTATTATCTCCATTGGCGAGCGCTGGAAATGACCAAGCACGACTGGTGGCTCTTGACCAACGTCGTTAACGTGTCTTTCATTAAATGAAACTTTACTCCATTCCCATTCGATACCAAGATCCTTAGCAAATTCGTTGCGTATGTCTACAACCTTCGCTTCGATTAGAATTTGCGGCTGTTGGACATCAACCTTTGCAAGAAATTCCTTTGCCTTGTTAATCTCTTCAGGGGTACCTGTTATAAGCAGGGTCTTAGGTGGAGCTTCCTTCTTTGGTTGTGCATTCTGACCGGCTGAGCCTCCTTCAGATGTGTTACCCATCACCAATGCGCTTGGCTTCTCAAGGTCAAAGCCTTGGTTTGGGCCTATCACAACCTTAACTCCCGGCACACAAGATTGCAGAAGAGCCGCTAACTCATTAATGTCAGCATACTTTACCTCATATACTTCCATAACCGAGGTTTGAGCCTTATCTGCTAGTGATTGTTCAACCTGGTCAACAAATGCCTTAGCAGCTTTTACTTCGCCAGCAGGACCTGTCAAAACAAGGACAACATTGGTCTTGGGAGCATCCTTATCGAGACTCTTGCTGGTCGTTGCTTTTACAGCAGCAAACTGGGTCTCAAGCATTTTGGTGACCATATCACTATCAGCGTACTTTAAGACCACAACTTCGGTAACTTTTTCATCACCGAAACTAGCACCGCCTGCCGCGAGTGCCTTCAAATTCTCCGCGGTTCCAACCACATAAGCACCTTCTACTTGGGCGTATTTGTAGCCACTGAGGTTTGCCACGAGTTTTAGAGCCTCTTCCACGGTGACATTGCTAAGAGCAACTGTTACTTCTCCCTTAACATCAGGACTTGCCACAATGTTTACACCGCTTTCAGTCGATAGCGCTTTCAAAACGTCATGAATATCCGTGCCAACGAAATCAAGTGTGATTCGCTTGGCTGGCTTATTAGCATCCACTGTGGCCGCAGCAACGACGGCATTTGACACCCCGATGGGTGCAGTACTGGCAACTAGTATTGGCTTACTTTCAATAACCGTGGGTTCAAGCTCAGCAACTGGTGCTGAGGCTACCAAGGTAATTGGCGCATTTAACTGCGCTTCCGCAGACACTTTAGGCTTTAGGCTAAAAACATCAGAAGCAGAGCTATTTGGCAAGATCGGTTTGACTTCAGCTTCAGGAGCTGAAAGAGTGATTATTGGTTTGGCCGTTGCATTGGTTTTATTCGCCACAAGCTTAGTTAAAGCTGTAGCTTTGGTAGAAGAATCAATAGCCGGCTTCTTCACAGCATTATTAGTCTTGAAGATTGTAATTACTGCCGCACGCCTGCCATTAGAGTAATTTACAGAATATTTTAATTTTCGACTTGTAGATACAACTATTCGGACAATGGGTGGCGAATTTTTGTACCAACCACACTTTACAGTCTTGATATCGCCATCATTAACAACAAATTGCCTCATTACATGTTTGCCAAGATATCCGTTAAGGTCGAAGAACAAGTGTTGCTGCTTCACCCAGCCGCTGTGAATTGTCATTGGTCGCGAAGCACTGATATTAATCTGAACAGAGTCTGCTAGCTCGGCAACCTGGACTTTTTCGAATACTTGTTTTCCAGCGTAAGCTGGGATAGTCCATAACAATATGAGAACCAAAGCGATAAAGGTCCTAAAGAATGTTGCGGCATACTTATGCCTGTGCCCCTTTGTTATTTTCATTGTTACCTCCTAAATGTAGAAAGAATGTTTTACCGTTGTAGGCAATTTTTACGCCTGCTCGAGAAATGGAAACTACATTAAACTTTCCTTCAATCTTTTGGCCCTCGCGGACTATGTATCGAGTGTTGTTTGGCCCGCGGATTATTGCAACATTAATAGAGCCTTCAATAACACCCGTAAGCCTAAGTTCTGGAGGGAGATCCTTTTCCTCTTCTCCCGTCATATTAGTCTGGCCGCTGCTTATGCCACTACCGTAATTGGCGTTAATCGCTAGCGGCGGCATTATTTGAATTGGTGGCTTTGTATCGCTATTGAACAAAGGTGGCAGATTAGCCCTCAAGACAGGGTTTTTCTTTTCGCCGAAACTGGGTTGCTCTATTTTGGGCAGCGTCTGGGGTGCAAATGGGTCACGAGCATCAAAGCTTTGTGACTCTGCAAGCACAGACGATTCCTCTGCACCTTTAATCTGAACTTCTGTTTGTTCAGTTCCAGTAGACTGCTCTTTTGTCTGCGCTAGTCTTTCTTTTTGGGGTGGAGCAGCTTGTGTGCCTACGCCTATCACACGATAAACACCAAATCCTATAACTAACGCGACAAGGCAGCACAATACAATAAGCTGCTTTTTCTGTCCCTCTTCAATTTTCATATCTTACCTCCGCTATGTGCTCTGAGAAGCCTTTTTGACTTCATTTGGTTTAGCCAACGACTTTATTGGTTCATCCTTAAGAATGAAGGCTGTTGTATTTAGCTTGACGGATAACACGGGGGAGCCACGGTCTGGCTGATTGGGTATCCCCGCTGGGCTAGCTTGAAAACTATTAACCCTGACTATTTTTGGAAATGCTGTTATCTTATAAAGAAACCGGACAACATCCCAATACTTGCCGTGAATTTCAATGTCAATGTCTAACTTGTCATATGGTTCTTCTTTTGGCTTGACCTCTTTTTTATCTTCACCCTCAGAGGTAGAAGGCATAACTGCTGCAGGTTGGGATATAATTGGTCTAACGCCAACAACCTTTAGGTTGACATTCTTTCCCAGTTCCTCTAGCTGACGTAGTAGGGTGGGAACATACGCTCTTGTAGAAACTCCCTGTTCAAGGCATGCAAGTTTCATCTGTGCGTCTGTATATTCGACCTCAACCCTATTAAGGCGTTTTGCAATTTTTTCACTGTTTTCAAGCGCTTCTTGCTTCTTGCTTACTTCCGTCTGTATCTTGTCCAAAACGCTTGATCTATTCCAATATCCTAGCCCTGACGCAACAAATACTAAGCCTGCACCAACTATCAACCCTATGAGCAAAGTCCTGGAGGGTTTAATTTTTAACATTGATTACTCTCCCTCCTTTATCTGAGTTATAGGCGTTTATAACAGCGGCAATTTCAAATTCCAATCCTTCATATTCGTTTGAGTTTGCTTTTTGCGTGTAGCTTAAATCAACCTTAGAGAACTCTGGGAATCTATTGAGCCTAAGCATTGTTTCTCCTACAAGTCTTTGGCTTGCAGATGTACCTTTTAGTTTCATTGTCGGTGTGCTCTCTTTTTTAGTTTGTTCCGACTGACCTTCAGAGCCACTAGGAGGAGTAGGTTTGGTAGTAGTTACGCTACAAAGCCATGTACTCTGGGGTACGCTACGTGCAAGATCTTGGAGAACTGTATACCAGAGCAATGTTTGCTCTCTTGATTCTGCCAATAGATCTAGACGGGGCTCTAATTTTTTAATCTCTCTTTCATAATATTGTATTCTGTCAACGGTTGGCTGAATTCTTTTCAAATCATTGTTCAGCTCTGCCAGCTTTACATTCGATGCATGAATTCGCGCTGTCATGAAACTAAAAACACCTACTGCGAACAGAATTTCGCAGAAAAGAATGAGTGTTACAATTCGAATCTGCTTTTCCAGCCGTTTTCTTTCTGCCCTGCGGGCAGCAATCATATTGATAGAGGGCATAAGCAATTCCTTCCTTTTTCGTGTCCCTCAAAACTCCCGCTCGACCCACGGGTTA from Armatimonadota bacterium harbors:
- a CDS encoding type II secretion system F family protein — encoded protein: MPTFVYTAVDSTGKSIKGKIEADNQQLALSKLQDQHYHVTNISEKKDSGFRLFQHKKVKLNAIAIFSRQFATMIDAGINIVRCLDILENQSKDPVLKPVIAQAMNDVKSGMSLTDAFAKHPYVFSKLYVNMIRAAELGGILDEILNRLSTFLETEMEIRTKIKSAMMYPIIVLLFSMLLICALFTFVLPKFKEIFISMNVEMPPATRILFDMSTILKTYWYVPVGLIIGVIVTFRILNSKPEGRYLIDNLKLKLPIIGEIVQKMAISRFARTFGTLVSSGVPMMRALEIVGETSGNAVIAKSVETARESVREGQKISQPLEASGVFPTMVTHMIDVGEETGRLSDMLVKVSEFYDKEVDASIKGLTSLIEPLLIVFMGVVVGFIAISVMGPIFKLVSSIG
- a CDS encoding type IV pilus twitching motility protein PilT — translated: MHLDDLLRYTAEQGASDLHLSVGLPPMIRMDGKLVPTDYMPLTPRDTQRLVYDILNNEQIQWFEKTKELDFSYGVKDIGRFRVNVYRQRGSIGAAMRAIPSKVPSMEELGLPLILKELALKHSGLILVTGPTGSGKSTTIATMIDHINNSRNCHIMTIEDPIEYLHSHKKSMINQRELNSDTDSFDNALRAVLREDPDVILIGEMRDLETIASALTLAETGHLVFGTLHTRNAPQTIDRVVDVFPAHQQDQIKVQLSNTIEAVIAQQLIPKLGGGRFAAVEIMVANPAIRNLIREGKTHQIYSIMETSSQQGMRTMDRILADAHRAGLISYEEALNRALDQENFSRMLNGSK
- the gspE gene encoding type II secretion system ATPase GspE; this encodes MQRKSIGAIFVNAKLITEEQLNQAIEKQRQLGNRETIGDVLVSMGLISERDKVKCLGIHWGVPYVDLTERTPEPEAIKLISQEIARRYKILPIARENGKLTLAMKNPLDIFATDEVRLITGLEVEPVIATEEDIMNAISQHYGTIKSPTEAVSELIDDMETTNIAVAEREATEEEVSIEELRELSEEAPVVRLANLILTRGIQDKCSDIHIEPGKNSLRVRYRIDGILHDGLIVPKKAQASLISRLKIMANMDIAEKRAPQDGRISAIVDGKHYDFRVSTLPSVYGEKVVLRVLDKNSVLLGLNKLGFLPETLEMFESIISRTYGIILVTGPTGSGKSTTLYSVLNKLNSGEKNILTIEDPVEYELEGITQTQVNVKAGLTFASGLRTMLRQDPDIIMVGEIRDQETAMIAIEAALTGHLVLATLHTNDAPGAITRLLDMGVESFLIASAVIGVLAQRLLRTICPKCKEMYTPPRDAIRRLGMNVDENSDVTFYRGKGCDHCKGTGYKGRIGIYELMPITDKIRDLILAKSSSYAIKEAAIEAGMKTLKDDAMEKILLGLTTLEESLRVIYAG
- a CDS encoding type 4a pilus biogenesis protein PilO translates to MLKIKPSRTLLIGLIVGAGLVFVASGLGYWNRSSVLDKIQTEVSKKQEALENSEKIAKRLNRVEVEYTDAQMKLACLEQGVSTRAYVPTLLRQLEELGKNVNLKVVGVRPIISQPAAVMPSTSEGEDKKEVKPKEEPYDKLDIDIEIHGKYWDVVRFLYKITAFPKIVRVNSFQASPAGIPNQPDRGSPVLSVKLNTTAFILKDEPIKSLAKPNEVKKASQST
- a CDS encoding PilN domain-containing protein, producing MTARIHASNVKLAELNNDLKRIQPTVDRIQYYEREIKKLEPRLDLLAESREQTLLWYTVLQDLARSVPQSTWLCSVTTTKPTPPSGSEGQSEQTKKESTPTMKLKGTSASQRLVGETMLRLNRFPEFSKVDLSYTQKANSNEYEGLEFEIAAVINAYNSDKGGRVINVKN